A single Nomia melanderi isolate GNS246 unplaced genomic scaffold, iyNomMela1 scaffold0064, whole genome shotgun sequence DNA region contains:
- the LOC143175325 gene encoding uncharacterized protein LOC143175325 isoform X2 has translation MTKINAEKFLLKRILTYINDQVREITFADEPIYELTNEEIDRVLEENHDLAAYPGIQKTYNKIKEQFKIPKLMEKVEQKVKECDTCQTEKLTRVRSKEEPVISDTPEQPNDKIAMDILGPLPKTKRAYSTIIHEATGFTPFELTFSQKANLASSVTANSQRTYTKYKLEKENGILNCNMLGKHYRKANKGQPAFSPSPGTSRMD, from the exons ATGACGAAAATAAATG CAGAGAAATTCTTGCTCAAAAGAATACTAACTTACATCAACGATCAAGTTAGAGAAATAACTTTTGCCGATGAACCAATTTATGAATTAACCAACGAAGAAATAGATAGGGTATTAGAAGAAAATCACGACTTAGCAGCTTACCCAGGTATTCAGAAAACATATAACAAGATTAAAGAGCAATTTAAGATTCCCAAACTAATGGAGAAGGTAGAACAGAAGGTTAAAGAATGCGATACATGTCAGACAGAAAAATTAACTAGAGTCAGGAGCAAAGAAGAACCAGTAATCTCAGATACTCCAGAACAACCTAATGACAAAATTGCTATGGACATTTTGGGGCCACTTCCAAAGACTAAACGAG CATATAGCACAATTATACATGAAGCCACCGGTTTCACTCCATTCGAATTGACTTTCAGTCAGAAAGCCAATCTTGCTTCCTCCGTAACAGCTAACAGTCAACGGACGTATACAAAGTACAAGCTAGAAAAAGAGAATGGGATTCTGAACTGCAACATGCTAGGAAAACATTACAGAAAAGCAAACAAAG gACAACCAGCTTTTTCGCCATCACCTGGCACGTCTCGTATGGACTAG
- the LOC143175325 gene encoding uncharacterized protein LOC143175325 isoform X1 → MTKINAEKFLLKRILTYINDQVREITFADEPIYELTNEEIDRVLEENHDLAAYPGIQKTYNKIKEQFKIPKLMEKVEQKVKECDTCQTEKLTRVRSKEEPVISDTPEQPNDKIAMDILGPLPKTKRAYSTIIHEATGFTPFELTFSQKANLASSVTANSQRTYTKYKLEKENGILNCNMLGKHYRKANKGTNVIKREKLLKLKRYSEWATVCFYITIIKVTNWVRNG, encoded by the exons ATGACGAAAATAAATG CAGAGAAATTCTTGCTCAAAAGAATACTAACTTACATCAACGATCAAGTTAGAGAAATAACTTTTGCCGATGAACCAATTTATGAATTAACCAACGAAGAAATAGATAGGGTATTAGAAGAAAATCACGACTTAGCAGCTTACCCAGGTATTCAGAAAACATATAACAAGATTAAAGAGCAATTTAAGATTCCCAAACTAATGGAGAAGGTAGAACAGAAGGTTAAAGAATGCGATACATGTCAGACAGAAAAATTAACTAGAGTCAGGAGCAAAGAAGAACCAGTAATCTCAGATACTCCAGAACAACCTAATGACAAAATTGCTATGGACATTTTGGGGCCACTTCCAAAGACTAAACGAG CATATAGCACAATTATACATGAAGCCACCGGTTTCACTCCATTCGAATTGACTTTCAGTCAGAAAGCCAATCTTGCTTCCTCCGTAACAGCTAACAGTCAACGGACGTATACAAAGTACAAGCTAGAAAAAGAGAATGGGATTCTGAACTGCAACATGCTAGGAAAACATTACAGAAAAGCAAACAAAGGTACAAACGTGATcaagagagaaaaattattaaaactcaaACGATATTCAGAGTGGGCGACAGTATGCTTTTACATAACGatcataaaagtaacaaattggGTACGGAATGGTTAG